One part of the Terrimicrobium sacchariphilum genome encodes these proteins:
- a CDS encoding zinc ribbon domain-containing protein: MLDLIEKLLTLQDRDQRLRALQTELANLPQERAAKEKLIADSAARLEKAKTRAKEIEVEKRNLETEAQAKRDSIARYRQQQLQTRKNEEYSALAHEIEAAEKVISSIEDRELELMDEAERLKPEISAAEKTHSEEKTKIELVIKSLDEKKGNLESRIGEVKKERDAATAGIDEDVLDRYQRLFKTKNGNPVVALEHEVCMGCHMKVTTQTVVQVKAHTDVIHCPQCGRMLYIPA, from the coding sequence ATGCTCGATCTGATTGAAAAACTGCTGACCCTGCAGGATCGCGACCAGCGCCTGCGTGCCCTCCAGACCGAACTTGCGAACCTTCCCCAGGAACGCGCCGCCAAGGAAAAGCTCATTGCTGATTCCGCCGCCCGCTTGGAGAAAGCCAAAACCCGCGCCAAGGAAATCGAGGTCGAGAAACGCAACCTGGAAACCGAGGCGCAAGCCAAGCGCGACTCCATCGCCCGCTATCGTCAGCAGCAGCTCCAAACCCGCAAAAACGAAGAGTACTCCGCCCTCGCCCACGAAATCGAAGCCGCGGAGAAAGTCATTTCCTCCATCGAGGATCGCGAGCTTGAGCTCATGGACGAAGCCGAGCGCCTGAAGCCGGAAATTTCCGCCGCTGAGAAAACTCATTCCGAGGAGAAGACCAAGATCGAGCTCGTGATCAAGAGCCTCGACGAAAAGAAAGGCAATCTCGAATCCCGCATCGGCGAGGTCAAAAAAGAGCGCGATGCCGCCACCGCAGGTATCGACGAGGACGTACTCGACCGCTACCAGCGCCTTTTCAAGACCAAGAACGGCAATCCGGTGGTCGCTCTGGAACACGAGGTCTGCATGGGTTGCCACATGAAGGTGACCACCCAGACCGTCGTGCAGGTCAAGGCTCATACTGATGTGATCCACTGCCCGCAGTGCGGTCGCATGCTGTACATCCCGGCCTGA
- a CDS encoding Gfo/Idh/MocA family protein, translating to MSKRVGLMGCGQVAAYGHIPAIFATPDLDLFAVFEPDPDRAREIPHRFGIPFAFSRAEDFFASGIEAVTITSPAPCHRENVLDCARHGLPVLCEKPLAINKEEGDEMVAAMRNAGRSFYAGFCYRFSPAALKIRDLVRSDVIGRVRSLRLIYNWHLHGKYETSCDGVKTLQKRREARMEEGGPMVDCGTHQIDLAHFWLNSPVTRFAGHGAWVDDYQAPDHMWLHLDHANGAHTAVEISYAYTHTAQNRRSEFIYELIGTDGIIRYDREAESFFMENSTGRHDFSFTPEKDFIGLYREWAAALTSGKSDLLTTAEEGVHVADLARRATDEAIATRVLLRS from the coding sequence ATGAGTAAACGTGTCGGACTGATGGGTTGCGGCCAGGTAGCGGCGTATGGCCACATACCAGCGATCTTTGCGACGCCGGATCTCGACCTTTTCGCCGTATTCGAGCCAGACCCGGATCGAGCCAGGGAAATCCCGCATCGCTTTGGGATTCCGTTTGCCTTTTCTCGAGCGGAGGATTTTTTCGCCTCAGGCATCGAGGCGGTTACGATTACCTCTCCTGCACCGTGCCACCGGGAAAACGTCCTGGATTGCGCGCGGCACGGCCTGCCGGTGCTCTGCGAAAAGCCCCTGGCCATCAATAAGGAGGAAGGCGACGAGATGGTCGCAGCCATGCGAAACGCGGGCCGATCGTTTTATGCCGGGTTTTGCTACCGATTCAGCCCCGCTGCCTTAAAAATCCGGGACCTTGTCCGCAGCGACGTAATCGGACGTGTACGCTCCCTCCGCCTTATCTACAACTGGCATCTGCACGGGAAATACGAGACCTCCTGCGACGGAGTGAAGACCCTGCAAAAGCGACGGGAAGCCCGTATGGAGGAAGGCGGTCCCATGGTGGATTGCGGCACGCACCAGATCGATCTCGCTCATTTCTGGCTCAACTCACCCGTGACCCGATTCGCTGGCCACGGAGCCTGGGTGGATGACTATCAGGCTCCCGACCACATGTGGCTCCATCTCGACCACGCCAATGGCGCACATACTGCGGTGGAGATCAGCTACGCCTACACACACACGGCCCAAAATCGCCGCTCCGAATTTATTTACGAACTCATCGGCACCGACGGAATCATCCGCTACGACCGCGAGGCGGAGAGCTTTTTCATGGAAAACTCGACCGGCCGCCACGACTTCTCCTTTACGCCGGAGAAGGATTTCATCGGCCTCTATCGGGAATGGGCCGCTGCGCTGACCTCTGGAAAATCCGACCTGCTGACCACCGCTGAAGAAGGCGTCCACGTCGCCGACCTGGCCCGCCGCGCAACGGATGAGGCGATTGCCACGCGCGTCCTGCTGCGGAGCTGA
- a CDS encoding UbiX family flavin prenyltransferase → MRLVVAATGASGSIYLQRLLHYLGNGDHEVHFIASPYARQVIHEELGKLALPEGTIEHSDKSMNAPFASGSAKFDAMVVVPCSMGTMARIAHGTSESLILRAADVFLKERRKLILVPRETPWNLIHARNAVAVVEAGAILLPASPSFYSLPKSFEELADTVVWRILDQIGIDAPNACRWRETPEV, encoded by the coding sequence ATGAGACTCGTCGTCGCAGCCACCGGAGCGAGCGGCTCCATCTACCTGCAGCGCCTGCTTCACTATCTCGGAAACGGCGACCATGAAGTCCATTTCATCGCCAGCCCCTACGCGCGGCAGGTGATTCACGAGGAACTGGGGAAACTCGCTCTGCCCGAGGGAACCATCGAGCATTCGGATAAAAGCATGAATGCCCCCTTCGCGAGCGGCAGCGCGAAGTTCGACGCCATGGTCGTCGTGCCATGCTCGATGGGAACGATGGCCCGCATCGCCCACGGCACCAGTGAGTCCCTCATTCTCCGCGCCGCCGATGTCTTCCTCAAGGAGCGGCGCAAGCTCATCCTCGTCCCGCGCGAAACGCCATGGAACCTCATCCATGCCCGCAACGCCGTCGCGGTGGTCGAGGCAGGCGCGATTCTCCTTCCCGCCTCCCCCTCATTCTACAGCCTGCCCAAGTCCTTCGAGGAACTCGCCGATACCGTCGTCTGGCGCATCCTCGACCAGATCGGCATCGACGCGCCGAACGCCTGCCGCTGGCGGGAGACTCCCGAGGTCTGA
- a CDS encoding STAS domain-containing protein, which produces MTVTRLSHESRVIFEIDGRLDAANAVTLDREFFSCYDEGSRDFIWDCSKVTYLSSAGLRSFLQAMKRLEGADGRLVIVGASPQLLEVFDISGFKPLLTFAKDQTAALKA; this is translated from the coding sequence ATGACCGTTACCCGACTCTCCCACGAATCCCGCGTCATCTTCGAGATCGACGGCCGCCTCGACGCGGCGAATGCCGTCACCCTCGATCGGGAGTTCTTTTCCTGCTATGATGAAGGCTCCCGCGATTTTATCTGGGACTGCTCCAAGGTCACGTACCTGAGCAGCGCGGGACTCCGCTCATTTCTTCAGGCCATGAAGCGCCTGGAGGGAGCTGACGGGAGGCTGGTCATCGTTGGAGCCAGCCCGCAGCTGCTGGAGGTCTTCGACATCTCTGGATTCAAGCCTCTCCTGACCTTTGCGAAGGACCAGACCGCCGCTTTGAAAGCCTGA
- a CDS encoding ABC-F family ATP-binding cassette domain-containing protein, which translates to MSIPLLSATDLSLSYGSQHLLESVTIAVAAAEKVGLVGRNGCGKTSLLKILAGDQAPDSGEVSSRRGLRVGYLPQEFELDDSRTVRENIESGAADLVAALQRYGSGAGTEAQLADDLKLIEAADGWNLDTRIRADATALRVPDLDLPVGPLSGGEKRRVALCRALVAQPDLLLLDEPTNHLDAESIRWLEGFLASFKGAVIFVTHDRYFLDVIATRIIEVADGRAFSHPGNYTAYLEAKALRQQIAEQTERRRQRFIRAELEYVRAGVRAQRSKSRHRLDTFYEIAGLEAPPEEREMDLILPPAPELGNTAIELSNVGARAGGDGRWLFRGLNLSIKPGECTGIVGRNGVGKTSLLRICLGESAPAEGDVTIGKRVIFNYIDQGRLQLDGTKSVIDEVADLGGETVTFGETKISVRAYLRRFLFTDDRVRERIDRLSGGERARLLLAKTLKRGGNLIVLDEPTNDLDLQSLRILEEALVHFDGSAVVVSHDRYFLDRVCDQIVAFEDDGRVHVQPGNYSYYLEKRKDLERPAQWDAPAEAKTQRTTRQRKLSFKEQREYETMEATILEAESLVDEIENLLNDPQFFVSRAQEAPAKVQELEAAKARVAELYQRWAELEEIAAGQK; encoded by the coding sequence ATGAGTATCCCGCTGCTCTCCGCCACTGACCTGTCGCTTTCCTACGGTTCCCAGCACCTGCTGGAATCCGTCACCATCGCCGTGGCGGCAGCCGAGAAGGTCGGTCTGGTGGGCCGCAATGGCTGTGGAAAAACCAGCCTGCTCAAGATCCTCGCGGGTGACCAGGCGCCGGACTCCGGGGAGGTTTCCAGCCGCCGGGGGTTGCGCGTGGGCTACCTGCCGCAGGAATTCGAACTCGATGACTCGCGCACCGTGCGCGAAAACATCGAGTCCGGCGCGGCGGACCTCGTCGCGGCCCTGCAACGCTACGGCAGCGGAGCCGGAACAGAAGCCCAGCTCGCCGATGACCTCAAGCTCATCGAGGCGGCGGATGGTTGGAATCTCGACACCCGCATCCGCGCCGACGCTACCGCCCTCCGGGTTCCCGACCTCGATCTGCCCGTCGGCCCGCTCTCCGGCGGAGAAAAGCGCCGCGTCGCCCTTTGCCGTGCTCTCGTCGCCCAACCCGACCTGCTGCTTCTCGACGAACCGACCAACCACCTCGACGCGGAATCCATTCGCTGGCTGGAGGGCTTTCTCGCCTCTTTCAAGGGCGCGGTCATCTTCGTGACGCACGACCGGTATTTCCTCGATGTCATCGCGACCCGCATTATCGAGGTGGCCGATGGAAGGGCGTTCTCGCATCCGGGCAATTACACCGCCTATCTGGAGGCCAAGGCCCTGCGCCAGCAGATCGCCGAGCAGACCGAGCGGCGCAGGCAGCGGTTTATCCGCGCCGAGCTGGAGTATGTCCGCGCGGGGGTGCGCGCCCAGCGGTCAAAGAGCCGCCATCGCCTCGACACCTTTTACGAGATCGCCGGGCTGGAGGCTCCGCCCGAGGAGCGCGAGATGGACCTTATCCTTCCGCCCGCGCCGGAACTCGGCAACACCGCGATCGAGCTTTCGAATGTGGGAGCACGGGCCGGAGGCGACGGCCGCTGGCTCTTCCGAGGGCTGAATCTCAGCATCAAACCCGGCGAATGTACCGGCATCGTCGGGCGGAACGGCGTCGGCAAGACCTCGCTGCTCAGGATTTGCCTCGGAGAATCCGCTCCCGCCGAGGGCGACGTCACCATCGGGAAGCGCGTCATTTTCAACTACATCGACCAGGGTCGGCTCCAGCTCGACGGGACCAAATCCGTCATCGACGAAGTCGCCGACCTCGGCGGCGAAACGGTCACCTTTGGAGAAACCAAGATCAGCGTGCGCGCCTATCTACGCCGGTTCCTCTTCACCGACGACCGAGTCCGCGAACGCATCGACCGTCTCTCCGGCGGCGAACGCGCCCGGCTCCTTCTGGCGAAAACGCTCAAGCGCGGCGGCAACCTCATCGTTCTGGACGAACCCACGAACGACCTCGATCTGCAAAGCCTGCGCATCCTGGAGGAGGCGCTGGTTCATTTCGACGGTAGCGCCGTGGTGGTCAGCCATGACCGCTATTTCCTCGACCGGGTTTGCGACCAGATCGTCGCCTTCGAGGACGATGGGCGGGTTCACGTCCAGCCGGGTAACTACTCGTACTATCTGGAAAAGCGCAAGGATCTGGAGCGCCCCGCCCAGTGGGACGCCCCGGCGGAAGCCAAGACCCAGCGCACCACGCGCCAGCGGAAGCTCTCCTTTAAGGAACAGCGGGAATACGAGACGATGGAGGCCACTATTCTGGAGGCGGAATCCCTCGTCGACGAAATCGAGAACCTCCTGAACGATCCTCAATTCTTCGTTAGCCGCGCCCAGGAGGCTCCGGCCAAGGTGCAGGAACTCGAGGCTGCCAAGGCCCGGGTAGCCGAGCTTTACCAGCGTTGGGCCGAGCTGGAAGAAATCGCCGCCGGACAGAAGTAA
- a CDS encoding histone deacetylase family protein produces the protein MSLRLFYDPGFAAPIGDHIMPIRKFGLVAEQVQRLPGMELASVNPVSEDDLLRVHSPAYIKAVKTGEPCDLAESQKFPWSLELFPSVCLTNGAVRDAAVQALKTGAAGALASGFHHSCPDHGEGFCTFNGLIVALEWLKAHGLIRTAAILDMDLHYGNGTALLAATRPWIRALSLYGNDYWDNIPYRDVTERHHEDGPNHRSAAIIPTGGPDGEAMLALLEREIGWLVSEEKPDILLYQAGADPLKYDPYSPLDLSHEDLAARDRRVFEFARAHAIPIAWVLAGGYTKDVTQVVQVHVNTAIACRDTFSL, from the coding sequence ATGAGCCTACGGCTTTTCTACGATCCGGGTTTCGCCGCGCCGATCGGAGACCACATCATGCCGATCCGCAAGTTTGGCCTGGTCGCGGAGCAGGTGCAACGCCTTCCGGGGATGGAACTTGCGAGCGTGAACCCTGTAAGCGAGGACGACTTGTTACGAGTTCATTCCCCAGCCTACATCAAGGCGGTAAAGACGGGCGAACCGTGCGATCTGGCCGAGTCCCAGAAATTTCCCTGGTCGCTCGAGCTTTTCCCCAGTGTCTGCCTGACCAATGGCGCTGTGCGCGATGCAGCAGTTCAGGCGCTCAAAACCGGAGCCGCCGGAGCGCTGGCCAGCGGATTTCATCATTCCTGTCCCGATCATGGAGAAGGTTTCTGCACCTTCAATGGCCTCATCGTCGCCCTGGAGTGGCTGAAAGCCCATGGTTTGATCCGCACGGCCGCCATCCTCGATATGGATCTGCACTACGGCAACGGCACCGCGCTGCTCGCCGCCACGCGCCCATGGATCAGGGCGCTCTCGCTGTACGGCAATGACTACTGGGACAACATCCCCTACCGCGATGTGACCGAGCGCCATCACGAAGATGGCCCCAATCACCGCTCAGCCGCGATCATCCCCACCGGAGGACCGGATGGCGAAGCCATGCTCGCCCTGCTGGAACGCGAGATCGGGTGGCTGGTCTCCGAGGAGAAACCCGACATTCTCCTGTATCAGGCCGGAGCCGATCCGTTGAAATACGACCCCTACTCGCCGCTCGACCTCAGCCACGAAGACCTGGCCGCCCGCGACCGCCGGGTATTTGAGTTTGCCCGTGCGCATGCCATCCCCATCGCTTGGGTTCTGGCCGGTGGGTACACCAAGGATGTCACCCAGGTCGTGCAAGTTCACGTGAATACCGCCATCGCCTGCCGGGACACGTTTTCTCTTTGA
- a CDS encoding SMP-30/gluconolactonase/LRE family protein translates to MKLDPRSLPAVSTLRADLVHQHDSILGESPLWEEREQVLYWVDIDRGQIHRFDPAKRTNTTHTLPTKVSSIVRRASGGLAVTLKKNFGFFDPASGKLEELDVVEGDQPENRFNDGKVDRQGRYWAGTMNEVHIGRPDAGLYRFEGPGRLQKMVPEVTISNGTGWSPDGRTMYYTDTLRHTVFAYDFDTETGAISNRRPFLEIEPASEGLPDGLTVDAEGHVWSALVNYGCMLRLDPAGNLERIVDFPATRGTCCTFGGPNYEHLYITTARECLDEMQIAAQPLAGSVFRCEPDVRGLAETPFNG, encoded by the coding sequence ATGAAACTCGATCCCCGCTCGCTCCCCGCTGTCTCCACCCTGCGCGCTGATCTCGTGCATCAGCACGACTCCATCCTCGGCGAATCGCCCCTCTGGGAAGAGCGCGAGCAGGTTCTCTACTGGGTCGACATCGATCGCGGGCAGATTCATCGCTTTGATCCCGCAAAGCGCACAAATACGACGCACACCCTGCCCACCAAGGTCAGCTCGATCGTGCGGCGTGCGTCGGGTGGCCTCGCTGTCACCCTGAAGAAAAACTTTGGGTTCTTCGATCCGGCCTCCGGGAAGCTGGAGGAACTCGACGTGGTCGAGGGCGATCAACCGGAGAACCGCTTCAACGATGGCAAGGTCGACCGCCAGGGGCGTTACTGGGCCGGTACGATGAACGAGGTGCATATCGGCAGACCCGACGCGGGGCTGTACCGCTTTGAGGGGCCGGGCCGGCTGCAAAAGATGGTTCCCGAGGTCACAATCTCCAACGGCACGGGATGGAGCCCCGACGGTCGTACCATGTACTACACGGACACCCTCCGGCACACGGTCTTTGCCTACGATTTCGACACGGAAACCGGCGCGATTTCCAATCGCCGCCCGTTCCTGGAAATCGAGCCCGCCAGCGAGGGCCTGCCCGATGGATTGACCGTCGATGCGGAGGGCCATGTCTGGAGTGCGCTGGTGAACTACGGCTGCATGCTGCGCCTCGACCCGGCGGGAAATCTGGAGCGCATCGTGGATTTCCCGGCCACCCGAGGCACGTGCTGCACCTTCGGCGGGCCGAACTACGAGCATCTCTATATCACCACCGCGCGCGAATGCCTCGATGAGATGCAGATTGCCGCCCAGCCGCTGGCGGGAAGTGTCTTCCGTTGCGAGCCGGACGTGCGCGGACTCGCCGAGACGCCGTTCAACGGTTAA
- a CDS encoding pyridoxal phosphate-dependent aminotransferase yields the protein MSIRIADTVREIPRSGIRDFFEVVQTMGDVISLGIGEPDFATPWHIREAAIYSLEKGRTGYTSNLGLPRLRRTISDYVYDHFHVRYEPLSEVLVSIGVSEAIDIALRALLNPGDEVLYHEPCYVSYAPSITLAGGVARAIPTYAEDNFILKAEAIEKAITPKTRVLMLNFPTNPTGAAMPPEELEEIAAVCIKHDIVVLTDEIYSELTYDGKQHFSIAAVPGMKERTVLLHGVSKAYAMTGWRIGFVCAPVELIEAMMKIHQYSILCASIMGQEAAVEALERGEQSMVSMRREYELRRNYIVRGFNDLGLECFRPRGAFYVFPKISTMGLSSREFSLRLLREKKVAVVPGSAFGPSGEGHVRCSYATALDQIKIAIERIGEFCEELRVSEAAA from the coding sequence ATGAGCATTCGCATTGCTGACACTGTGCGCGAGATCCCGCGTTCCGGGATTCGCGATTTCTTTGAGGTCGTCCAGACGATGGGCGACGTGATTTCGCTCGGCATCGGCGAGCCGGATTTTGCCACGCCCTGGCACATCCGCGAGGCTGCCATCTACTCTTTGGAGAAGGGTCGTACAGGCTATACCTCCAACCTGGGCCTGCCGCGCCTGCGCCGCACCATCTCGGATTACGTGTATGACCACTTCCACGTGCGCTATGAGCCGCTGAGCGAGGTGCTGGTCTCCATCGGCGTCTCCGAGGCGATCGATATCGCCCTGCGCGCGCTGCTCAACCCCGGCGACGAGGTGCTTTATCACGAGCCGTGTTACGTTTCCTACGCGCCGAGTATCACGCTGGCCGGAGGCGTGGCCCGCGCGATTCCGACGTATGCGGAGGACAATTTCATCCTCAAAGCCGAGGCGATCGAGAAGGCGATCACGCCGAAAACGCGCGTGCTCATGCTGAACTTCCCCACGAATCCCACTGGCGCGGCCATGCCGCCCGAGGAGCTCGAGGAGATCGCCGCCGTCTGCATCAAGCACGACATCGTCGTATTGACTGACGAAATCTACAGCGAGCTGACCTATGACGGGAAGCAGCACTTCTCCATCGCGGCCGTGCCGGGAATGAAGGAGCGCACCGTTCTCCTGCACGGCGTTTCGAAGGCCTATGCCATGACCGGCTGGCGTATCGGTTTCGTCTGCGCCCCGGTCGAGCTGATCGAGGCGATGATGAAGATTCACCAATACTCCATCCTCTGTGCTTCCATCATGGGGCAGGAGGCTGCGGTCGAGGCCCTGGAGCGCGGCGAGCAGAGCATGGTATCCATGCGCCGAGAGTACGAACTGCGCCGCAACTACATCGTGCGCGGGTTTAACGATCTCGGGCTGGAGTGCTTCCGGCCGCGCGGAGCGTTCTATGTCTTCCCGAAGATTTCCACGATGGGGCTCTCCAGCCGGGAGTTCTCATTGCGTCTGTTGAGGGAGAAGAAAGTCGCCGTCGTACCCGGCAGCGCCTTTGGACCGAGTGGCGAGGGGCATGTGCGTTGCAGCTATGCCACCGCTCTCGACCAGATCAAGATCGCCATCGAGCGCATCGGCGAGTTCTGCGAGGAACTCCGCGTGAGCGAAGCCGCCGCCTGA
- the trhO gene encoding oxygen-dependent tRNA uridine(34) hydroxylase TrhO, with protein sequence MLPITNIAAYKFARLENLKPLRQRLLDFCKARKLRGTILISAEGINLFVAGGREGIEELLTELRSLPGLEELKAKYSESDAQPFNRMLVRIKKEIIAFGVEGIDPATRTSEKLPPHTLKQWLDEGRPVTLLDTRNDYEVKLGTFHGAKTFDLDHFRNFPAAVDTLPEEMKDEPIVMFCTGGIRCEKAGPYMESRGFRKIFQLEGGILKYFEDCGSAHYDGECFVFDQRVGVDPALHETGTAQCFACQAPLTDDEQSDPRYVPGKSCPHCYRAPEELMREAARAGTVRLQQAATPLPGSKPYENRRPFIVPQEHDGGTLLEVLTALFAHESVEHWRAICAAGRMEDANGVALTAETPVFAGQRIYHRLPMAAEPDVASDVVVLHEDEAIVILNKPAPLPMHPCGRFNRNTLQYFLDRAYDPQKIRPAHRLDANTTGVLVCARTRHFARLLQPQFERGEVGKVYLARIQGTPSEERFVCTAPISAEPGELGSRVVDEGGLSARTEFAVKARFPDGTSLVEARPLTGRTNQIRVHLWSLGWPVVGDPAYLPDGRLGDAMTLAVGDAPLCLHAWRMEFTHPVSRKRVTFEAPAPDWAA encoded by the coding sequence ATGCTTCCAATCACGAACATCGCCGCCTACAAGTTTGCCCGGCTGGAAAACCTCAAGCCCCTCCGCCAGCGGCTCCTGGATTTCTGCAAAGCCCGCAAGCTGCGCGGTACGATCCTGATCAGCGCGGAGGGGATCAATTTGTTCGTCGCGGGAGGACGCGAGGGAATCGAGGAATTGCTCACGGAACTCCGCTCCCTTCCCGGCCTGGAGGAGCTGAAGGCCAAGTACAGTGAGAGCGACGCCCAGCCGTTCAACCGCATGCTGGTGCGGATCAAGAAGGAGATCATCGCCTTTGGCGTGGAGGGCATCGACCCGGCGACACGCACCTCGGAAAAGCTGCCGCCTCACACGCTCAAGCAATGGCTCGACGAGGGACGCCCCGTGACTCTGCTGGATACGCGCAACGACTACGAGGTGAAGCTCGGCACCTTCCACGGGGCGAAGACATTTGACCTCGACCATTTCCGTAACTTCCCGGCAGCCGTCGACACGCTGCCCGAGGAGATGAAAGACGAGCCGATCGTGATGTTTTGCACCGGAGGGATTCGGTGCGAGAAGGCCGGGCCATACATGGAGAGCCGGGGCTTTCGGAAAATCTTCCAACTGGAGGGCGGCATCCTGAAGTACTTCGAGGATTGCGGCTCGGCGCATTATGACGGCGAGTGTTTCGTCTTTGATCAGCGGGTGGGGGTGGACCCGGCGCTGCATGAGACGGGCACGGCCCAGTGCTTTGCCTGTCAGGCTCCGCTTACCGACGACGAGCAGAGCGACCCGCGCTATGTGCCGGGAAAATCCTGCCCGCATTGCTATCGCGCTCCAGAGGAACTGATGCGGGAGGCGGCGCGCGCCGGTACCGTTCGCTTGCAGCAGGCGGCGACGCCATTGCCGGGGAGCAAGCCTTATGAGAATCGCCGTCCCTTCATCGTTCCGCAGGAGCATGATGGCGGGACGCTGCTTGAGGTATTGACTGCGCTGTTCGCTCATGAATCCGTTGAACACTGGCGGGCGATTTGCGCCGCGGGGCGGATGGAGGATGCCAATGGGGTTGCGCTGACCGCAGAAACGCCGGTCTTTGCCGGGCAGCGCATCTATCACCGTCTCCCGATGGCGGCGGAGCCGGATGTCGCGTCGGATGTGGTCGTGCTGCACGAGGACGAGGCGATCGTGATCCTGAACAAACCCGCGCCGCTGCCCATGCACCCGTGCGGGCGGTTCAACCGCAATACGCTCCAGTATTTCCTCGACCGTGCCTACGATCCCCAAAAGATCCGTCCGGCGCATCGGCTCGATGCCAATACGACCGGAGTGCTGGTCTGTGCGCGGACACGGCATTTTGCGCGTCTGCTCCAGCCGCAGTTCGAGCGGGGCGAGGTGGGAAAGGTTTATCTGGCGCGCATCCAGGGGACGCCGTCGGAGGAGCGTTTTGTCTGCACTGCTCCCATCAGCGCGGAGCCGGGGGAGCTGGGTTCCCGCGTGGTGGATGAGGGCGGTCTTTCGGCCCGCACGGAGTTTGCCGTCAAGGCCCGTTTTCCCGATGGGACGTCACTGGTCGAGGCTCGCCCGCTCACCGGACGGACCAACCAGATTCGCGTCCATCTCTGGAGTCTCGGATGGCCGGTCGTGGGCGATCCGGCATATTTGCCTGACGGCAGGCTGGGAGACGCGATGACGCTGGCGGTCGGGGATGCTCCGCTCTGTCTCCACGCATGGCGCATGGAGTTCACGCACCCGGTCAGCCGCAAGCGCGTGACCTTTGAGGCCCCTGCACCGGACTGGGCGGCTTAA
- the recF gene encoding DNA replication/repair protein RecF (All proteins in this family for which functions are known are DNA-binding proteins that assist the filamentation of RecA onto DNA for the initiation of recombination or recombinational repair.) translates to MLRDLRLRDFRCFESLHFTPEPGLNFIIGANAQGKTSILEAACVLLRLQSPKAGSLGETVRFGQSAFGLDGHWETRHLHLKYENALKSFALDSKNQSRSGDYLSVGRVAWIGNDDLQLVRGSGTHRRRYLDFLGAQIAEGYLKTLRSYERALRSRNALLKDNRPRREIAAFDQPLVEYGQALLDWRQEFCRVLEPLIAASYTRISGGAETIHIEYVPGSNGDLKSALAASLEEESRLRSTVTGPHRDDVRVLLGDKPAAIYASEGQQRSVALALKLGQAAELAAATQTPPLYLIDDVFGELDPARRNNLMAALPPEAQKIITSTTLDWHRSEMSGAIFQLADGVLSRT, encoded by the coding sequence ATGCTCCGAGACCTCCGGCTGCGAGATTTTCGCTGTTTTGAATCCCTGCACTTCACGCCCGAGCCGGGGCTGAACTTCATCATCGGAGCCAATGCCCAGGGAAAAACCTCCATTCTCGAGGCAGCATGTGTTCTTTTGCGTCTCCAGTCTCCCAAGGCAGGCTCCCTCGGGGAAACCGTACGCTTCGGACAGTCGGCTTTCGGCCTCGATGGCCACTGGGAAACCCGGCACCTCCATCTCAAATACGAGAACGCACTCAAGTCCTTCGCGCTGGATTCCAAAAACCAGTCCCGCTCCGGTGACTATCTCTCGGTGGGACGAGTAGCGTGGATCGGGAACGACGACCTGCAGCTCGTCCGGGGCTCCGGCACGCATCGCCGCCGCTACCTTGATTTCCTGGGAGCACAGATTGCCGAGGGTTATCTCAAGACATTGCGCTCCTACGAGCGGGCATTGCGATCCCGCAATGCGCTGCTGAAAGACAATCGCCCGCGCCGGGAAATTGCAGCATTCGACCAACCGCTCGTGGAATACGGGCAGGCGCTGCTGGACTGGCGGCAGGAATTCTGCCGGGTACTGGAGCCGCTGATCGCCGCATCCTACACCCGAATCTCAGGCGGAGCCGAAACCATCCACATCGAGTATGTGCCCGGCTCCAACGGCGATCTGAAATCCGCGCTTGCCGCCAGCCTGGAGGAGGAGTCCCGCCTGCGCAGCACGGTCACCGGCCCGCATCGGGACGACGTGCGTGTACTGCTGGGCGATAAACCGGCCGCGATCTACGCGTCGGAGGGTCAGCAGCGGTCTGTCGCTCTGGCGTTAAAGCTCGGGCAGGCGGCAGAATTGGCCGCCGCCACCCAGACTCCCCCGCTCTACCTGATCGACGACGTCTTCGGAGAACTCGACCCCGCACGTCGGAACAACCTCATGGCGGCCCTGCCGCCCGAAGCGCAGAAGATCATCACGTCGACCACGCTGGACTGGCACCGCTCGGAAATGAGCGGCGCCATATTCCAGCTGGCGGATGGTGTACTCAGCCGGACCTAA